One genomic region from Kamptonema formosum PCC 6407 encodes:
- the petC gene encoding cytochrome b6-f complex iron-sulfur subunit, translating to MDNTFPLDSPSISRRQLLNFLTGAVVASTAGAALYPVAKYLIPPTESGAGGAIIAKDKLGNPIPASQILAEPPGTRALVAGLAGEPTYLIVKQDGAIDNIGIVDNCTHLGCTFPWNETDQQFQCPCHGSRYSPDGSVVRGPAPLPLKLVRVTVENNTIFMAPWTEIDPRTGNAPWWV from the coding sequence ATGGACAACACTTTTCCCCTCGATAGTCCTTCCATATCCCGTCGGCAATTGCTCAATTTTTTGACGGGTGCAGTCGTGGCCTCCACTGCGGGAGCCGCACTTTATCCAGTAGCCAAATACTTGATCCCACCCACAGAAAGCGGCGCAGGAGGAGCAATCATCGCCAAAGATAAATTAGGCAATCCCATTCCTGCCAGCCAGATATTAGCAGAACCCCCTGGAACTCGCGCCTTAGTTGCTGGGTTAGCTGGCGAACCTACTTATTTAATTGTCAAACAAGACGGCGCGATCGACAATATCGGAATTGTCGATAACTGCACCCATTTAGGTTGCACATTTCCTTGGAATGAAACCGACCAACAATTTCAATGTCCCTGTCATGGTTCTCGCTATAGTCCTGATGGTTCTGTCGTGCGTGGGCCCGCACCTCTCCCACTGAAATTAGTTCGCGTCACCGTTGAAAACAACACAATTTTTATGGCTCCTTGGACAGAAATTGACCCGCGAACTGGGAATGCTCCCTGGTGGGTTTAA
- a CDS encoding helix-turn-helix domain-containing protein: MKVNYQERIDLSVGELKIILSQQRTITNRQKIQALYWLKAGLSPSLTDVAERLGVHRITVNRWLKQYWCQDETRIGLKTIERKRITALGVKPIGKVQWNFKAY, encoded by the coding sequence ATGAAAGTAAATTACCAAGAAAGAATTGATTTAAGCGTTGGGGAGTTAAAAATAATTTTGTCGCAGCAGCGAACTATAACTAACCGACAAAAAATTCAGGCACTTTATTGGTTAAAAGCGGGATTAAGTCCCAGCCTTACAGATGTAGCAGAACGTTTAGGGGTACATAGGATAACTGTAAATAGATGGTTAAAACAATATTGGTGTCAAGATGAAACAAGAATTGGCTTAAAAACAATTGAAAGGAAAAGAATTACAGCTTTAGGAGTCAAACCAATAGGTAAAGTTCAATGGAATTTTAAAGCCTACTAA
- a CDS encoding transposase, whose protein sequence is MDNGKFHQSSRLKIPDNILLIFQPPYSPELNPIERIWLHIKQELSWGIYENLEGLKEKVCVFLGELSTEEIASIAGWDYILSALATVA, encoded by the coding sequence TTGGATAATGGAAAGTTCCATCAAAGTAGTAGGCTAAAAATACCCGATAATATTCTACTAATTTTTCAACCACCATACAGCCCTGAATTGAATCCAATTGAGAGAATATGGTTACACATAAAACAAGAACTAAGTTGGGGAATCTATGAAAATCTAGAGGGTCTTAAAGAAAAAGTTTGCGTTTTTCTGGGAGAACTTTCAACAGAAGAAATAGCATCTATAGCCGGATGGGACTATATTTTATCAGCCCTAGCTACTGTTGCATAA
- a CDS encoding fused DSP-PTPase phosphatase/NAD kinase-like protein — MFQNVTESLAIGNVVSQEELREIHQKGYQTIIDLCTISEENQLNAEQVKQLGFEFISLPIDRLNLTPATLEGFIQAVDAAPKPIYTRCASGLRAGVMTLLTLAIEQNWTEQHYLERRQALGLEHKPNCPLEAYAHQYFQSQKTSKV; from the coding sequence ATGTTTCAAAACGTAACTGAATCTCTAGCAATTGGTAATGTTGTTTCCCAGGAAGAACTGAGAGAAATTCACCAAAAAGGCTACCAAACCATCATTGATTTGTGTACAATCAGTGAAGAGAATCAATTGAATGCAGAACAAGTCAAACAACTGGGTTTTGAATTTATTAGTCTGCCCATCGATAGACTAAACTTAACTCCAGCCACTCTCGAAGGCTTTATCCAAGCCGTTGATGCCGCACCCAAACCAATTTATACGCGATGTGCGTCAGGTTTACGAGCCGGAGTAATGACTTTATTAACTTTAGCTATTGAACAAAACTGGACGGAACAACATTATTTAGAGCGTCGGCAGGCTTTGGGACTGGAACACAAGCCTAATTGTCCCTTGGAAGCTTATGCTCATCAGTATTTTCAGTCCCAGAAAACCTCAAAAGTTTAG
- a CDS encoding mannose-1-phosphate guanylyltransferase, whose product MIPVILAGGKGERFWPLSRKHRPKQFLSLDGSGKSLLQATAERLLPLAGGWDGLWVVTSAQLADGVREQLPLLPVENLLAEPEGRDTAPAVAWTAIETSRRYGEDAVVGFFPADHWIAEPEVFEATLAAAAELAVSRDAIATLGVKPSYASTGYGYIEQGEEIGSFGGFPAYRVARFTEKPDIKTAEEFLATGRFSWNGGIFVFRVGVVLAELRDYVPEMMAALEAKGAAAYHDLPKISIDYALMEKTQKAYVLPVAFGWDDLGDWNAIARLLQGDKANVELANHVGIDTSGGIFYAADDAEVIVTIGLEDVVVVRDGNVTLIVKKERTQEIKKVLKVLGEDATLRDLL is encoded by the coding sequence ATGATTCCTGTTATTCTCGCTGGTGGTAAGGGTGAACGTTTCTGGCCTTTGAGTCGCAAACATCGACCAAAACAGTTTTTGAGTCTGGATGGCAGTGGTAAGAGTTTGTTGCAAGCTACGGCTGAGCGTTTATTGCCGTTGGCTGGGGGTTGGGATGGTTTGTGGGTGGTGACATCTGCACAGTTGGCGGATGGGGTGCGGGAACAGTTACCCTTATTGCCAGTCGAGAATTTGTTGGCGGAACCGGAGGGACGGGATACGGCCCCAGCGGTGGCGTGGACTGCGATCGAGACTTCTCGGCGTTATGGTGAAGATGCGGTGGTGGGATTTTTCCCGGCAGATCATTGGATTGCGGAACCGGAGGTGTTTGAGGCGACTTTGGCGGCGGCGGCTGAGTTGGCTGTGAGTAGGGATGCGATCGCAACTTTGGGAGTAAAACCTAGTTATGCTTCGACTGGCTACGGCTATATTGAGCAAGGTGAGGAAATTGGTAGTTTTGGGGGATTTCCAGCTTATCGGGTGGCGAGGTTTACGGAAAAGCCTGATATCAAGACGGCTGAGGAATTTTTAGCTACTGGTAGGTTTAGTTGGAATGGCGGAATTTTTGTGTTTCGGGTGGGGGTGGTATTGGCAGAGTTGCGGGATTATGTACCGGAAATGATGGCGGCTTTGGAAGCGAAGGGTGCGGCTGCTTATCACGATTTGCCGAAGATTAGTATTGATTATGCGTTGATGGAGAAGACACAGAAGGCTTACGTTTTGCCTGTGGCTTTTGGTTGGGATGATTTGGGAGATTGGAATGCGATCGCGCGTTTGTTGCAGGGAGATAAGGCTAATGTAGAGTTAGCAAATCATGTGGGAATTGATACGAGTGGGGGAATTTTTTATGCGGCGGATGATGCTGAGGTAATTGTAACTATTGGTTTGGAAGATGTGGTGGTGGTGCGAGATGGGAATGTGACTTTGATTGTGAAGAAGGAGAGGACTCAGGAGATTAAGAAAGTATTGAAGGTTTTGGGGGAGGATGCGACTTTGAGAGATTTGCTTTAA
- the dprA gene encoding DNA-processing protein DprA, which translates to MSGERAYWLAWSQIKGVGPMSLHRLQQHFGNLTDAWAAKPADLQQVNGFGKQTIETVIGERSCLNPEQFLEEHQKKNPCFWTPADTDYPRLLLEIPNPPPVLYYRGNVDLKENHGITPTVGIVGTRSPSEYGKRWTRKISTALAKRGFTIVSGLAAGIDTEAHAGCLDSGGRTLAIFGTGVDIVYPAANKKLAERVLEQGLAISEYPAGTKPYKTHFPQRNRIIAGLSRAVLVMEAPQKSGALITAYQANDFCRDVYVLTARLDDERSFGCLELLSKGAHPILPSNDRFLSEERLLEMLGAMPKLDSAQLDSAQLNSPQQLSLFPENPPPILEPDLAKVLEAIPFESTVFDLIVERAGLAPGEVSSALLQLELLELVSQLPGMRYQRC; encoded by the coding sequence TTGAGCGGAGAACGTGCCTACTGGTTAGCTTGGTCGCAAATAAAAGGTGTTGGGCCAATGTCCCTGCACAGATTACAGCAACACTTTGGTAATTTAACAGATGCTTGGGCAGCAAAACCAGCAGATTTACAGCAAGTTAATGGATTTGGTAAGCAGACAATTGAAACAGTCATCGGGGAAAGATCCTGTCTTAATCCCGAACAATTCCTCGAAGAACATCAAAAGAAAAACCCCTGTTTCTGGACACCCGCCGATACAGATTATCCCCGTTTACTATTAGAAATACCGAATCCACCACCTGTGCTTTATTATCGTGGTAATGTCGATCTGAAAGAAAATCACGGTATTACGCCGACTGTTGGGATTGTCGGTACGCGATCGCCTTCTGAATACGGAAAACGTTGGACTCGTAAAATTAGCACAGCCTTGGCAAAAAGAGGCTTTACCATTGTTTCTGGATTAGCCGCCGGCATTGATACAGAAGCTCATGCAGGCTGTTTAGACAGCGGTGGAAGGACTCTAGCAATTTTTGGCACTGGTGTTGATATTGTCTATCCTGCTGCGAATAAAAAGCTAGCTGAACGAGTTTTAGAGCAAGGATTAGCTATTAGCGAATATCCGGCGGGAACCAAACCTTATAAAACTCATTTTCCCCAACGCAATCGGATTATTGCTGGCTTAAGTCGGGCGGTATTGGTAATGGAAGCGCCGCAGAAATCGGGTGCTTTGATTACTGCTTATCAGGCTAATGATTTTTGTCGAGATGTTTATGTTTTAACTGCGAGATTAGACGATGAGCGCTCTTTTGGATGTTTGGAGTTACTGAGTAAAGGTGCTCATCCTATTTTACCTAGTAACGATCGCTTTTTAAGTGAAGAGCGTTTGTTAGAAATGCTGGGGGCTATGCCAAAATTAGATTCTGCTCAATTAGATTCTGCTCAATTAAATTCTCCTCAACAGTTGTCGCTATTTCCTGAAAATCCGCCGCCTATTTTAGAGCCAGACTTAGCGAAAGTATTGGAGGCGATCCCGTTTGAATCTACTGTTTTTGATTTGATTGTTGAAAGAGCAGGTTTAGCACCGGGAGAGGTATCTAGTGCGCTTTTACAGCTAGAATTATTAGAGTTAGTTTCGCAGTTGCCCGGAATGCGTTATCAGCGTTGTTAG
- a CDS encoding rhodanese-like domain-containing protein, giving the protein MASISLMKPSLVNLSPLEFTQLSNRPLLIDVRSQLEYATGHAPGAINLSLPRILIGRISWLRKWILPQWFRDLPQDQPIAVICLTSHRSPIAADFLIKSGFEAVFNITGGMVEWRQLKLEIAMGKT; this is encoded by the coding sequence ATGGCATCTATATCTTTAATGAAACCAAGTCTGGTTAATCTCTCCCCTCTAGAATTCACTCAGTTATCTAACCGACCTTTATTAATTGATGTTCGCAGTCAGTTAGAGTATGCCACAGGTCACGCTCCTGGTGCAATCAATCTCAGTTTACCTCGAATTTTGATCGGGAGAATTTCTTGGCTTCGCAAATGGATTTTACCCCAATGGTTTCGAGATTTGCCCCAAGATCAACCAATTGCTGTTATTTGTTTAACATCTCACCGCAGTCCAATTGCTGCCGACTTTCTGATTAAGTCAGGGTTTGAAGCGGTTTTTAATATTACTGGCGGTATGGTAGAATGGCGGCAATTGAAACTAGAAATAGCAATGGGTAAAACTTGA
- a CDS encoding rhodanese-like domain-containing protein: MRKFFLKLLMGTLLSIWILAIAPMPLIALSSIPQTQLSAAIDNFLNSLPGDYYTVMKIQDLKKIIARDNPLLIDVRQPAEYATGHIPNAINIPLPTLAENLDKIPKVRPVVLYCTTGYRTGMGVMTLEMLGYTNVRAFPPSIQGWKAAGEPLENKSI; encoded by the coding sequence ATGCGAAAATTTTTTCTGAAATTATTGATGGGAACGTTATTATCTATTTGGATTTTAGCGATCGCACCCATGCCACTCATAGCACTTAGTTCTATACCTCAAACGCAGTTATCAGCAGCGATCGATAATTTTTTGAATTCTCTTCCCGGCGATTATTACACTGTGATGAAAATCCAGGATCTCAAAAAGATAATTGCCAGAGATAATCCTCTATTAATTGATGTCAGACAGCCTGCTGAATACGCAACTGGTCACATTCCCAATGCCATTAATATCCCCTTGCCAACCTTAGCTGAAAATCTAGATAAAATTCCAAAAGTTCGCCCTGTAGTTCTCTATTGTACAACGGGCTATCGAACGGGAATGGGAGTTATGACTTTGGAAATGTTAGGATATACTAACGTCCGGGCTTTTCCTCCTAGCATTCAAGGTTGGAAAGCCGCAGGTGAACCTTTGGAAAACAAATCCATATAA
- a CDS encoding YdcF family protein has protein sequence MQNHKSKKRIKIQLLQRKEVWVITWQGWIIIIISLIASTILIIGNIYPFLAVNAPVKADVLVVEGWLPDYAVDSAIAEFKKGGYSKLITTGLPVGKGYYLAKYKNYAELTAASCIVRGLDKDKLIAVPAPYVIKYRTTASAIALKDWLATSDLKVKSINIYTLGAHARRSWMLFKAVLSPEVEVGVIAGKAEDYEPQLWWNSSTGFRTVINEVIAYIYASFRGWKA, from the coding sequence ATGCAGAACCACAAATCAAAAAAAAGAATTAAAATTCAACTACTCCAGCGAAAAGAGGTATGGGTAATTACATGGCAAGGCTGGATAATTATCATTATCTCTTTAATAGCTTCCACGATATTAATAATCGGAAATATTTATCCATTCTTAGCAGTAAATGCGCCAGTAAAAGCTGATGTATTAGTAGTAGAAGGATGGTTGCCAGACTATGCAGTAGATAGCGCGATCGCAGAATTCAAAAAAGGGGGCTACAGTAAATTAATTACCACAGGTTTACCTGTAGGCAAAGGATACTATCTCGCTAAATATAAGAATTATGCCGAACTAACAGCCGCTTCTTGCATTGTACGAGGGCTGGATAAAGATAAACTGATAGCTGTGCCTGCACCCTATGTAATTAAATACCGAACTACCGCCTCCGCCATAGCACTAAAAGATTGGCTGGCAACTTCTGATTTAAAGGTAAAATCGATTAATATTTATACATTGGGAGCTCATGCCCGCAGGAGTTGGATGCTGTTTAAAGCTGTTCTGAGTCCTGAAGTAGAAGTAGGCGTAATCGCAGGCAAAGCGGAAGATTACGAGCCTCAGTTATGGTGGAATTCTAGCACAGGATTTCGGACAGTGATCAACGAAGTTATTGCTTATATTTACGCCAGTTTTAGGGGCTGGAAAGCTTAA
- a CDS encoding class I SAM-dependent methyltransferase has translation MTSKEEAIAKIETIFNAASDRFDAPALSFWSRFGQQTIDRLSLSSGDRVLDVCCGTGASAIPAAISVGATGQVLGIDIAESLLELARNKSQQQGLENIEFRYGDFENLGLPSESFDAIVCVFGIFFVPDMIAAVRELWRMVRPGGKLAITSWGEKVFEPANQIFWNTIEAERPDLVKKFTPWDRISDRASLKALLEAGGATQIEVFAEAVTHELNSPEDWWTMILGGGLRGTIDQLNSVARERVRQANLEFLRTNEVHKLEVNVLYAIAQK, from the coding sequence ATGACTAGCAAGGAAGAGGCGATCGCGAAGATCGAAACAATTTTTAATGCCGCATCCGATCGCTTTGACGCTCCAGCCTTATCTTTCTGGAGTCGTTTTGGGCAACAAACGATCGATCGACTTTCGCTTAGTTCTGGAGATCGTGTTTTAGACGTTTGTTGTGGGACTGGTGCTTCTGCAATTCCCGCAGCAATATCTGTAGGTGCGACTGGACAGGTGCTAGGTATAGATATTGCCGAATCCTTACTGGAACTGGCACGCAATAAGTCACAGCAGCAAGGTCTTGAAAATATAGAATTTCGATATGGCGATTTTGAAAATCTAGGGCTACCCAGCGAGAGTTTTGACGCAATTGTTTGTGTTTTCGGGATTTTCTTTGTTCCAGATATGATTGCAGCAGTTCGAGAACTTTGGCGAATGGTTCGTCCTGGGGGGAAACTAGCGATTACTTCCTGGGGAGAGAAAGTGTTTGAACCTGCAAACCAAATATTCTGGAATACGATTGAGGCGGAACGTCCAGACTTGGTTAAAAAATTTACACCCTGGGATCGTATTAGCGATCGCGCCTCGCTCAAGGCACTCCTAGAAGCGGGTGGCGCGACACAGATAGAGGTTTTTGCCGAAGCTGTCACCCATGAACTGAATTCTCCTGAAGATTGGTGGACGATGATTTTGGGTGGGGGGCTCAGGGGTACGATTGACCAATTGAACTCAGTGGCAAGGGAGCGTGTGCGACAAGCGAATCTGGAATTTCTGCGGACTAATGAAGTTCATAAACTGGAGGTAAATGTCTTGTATGCGATCGCGCAGAAGTAA
- a CDS encoding RNA-guided endonuclease InsQ/TnpB family protein codes for MYAVQKDIWHLTGRDKSIVEQVLRWSNNLFNVGTYESRQRYFRDRSAVKYPELYKITKANENYGLLHSQVAQQSLKSVAESFSSFRGLERLAKKGKLNQKPRLPKYRTKGGMYQVSYPGQALKIVGNRVRLPLGTKGKEHFGADALWVPLPERIKGCPLKELRLIPRNGEVWIEYVHESLTEQAPSCSLEVTGILGIDHGINNWLTCVSSNGNPFIVDGHKLKSWNQWFNKQKARVQSEHAKRKLPKDRDCLPVKVGEKPDNWQPSGKRIKRGLYRSAQKLILNADVNGAANIIRKSKVATDSIIERVGSGLLTNPLRIKLWRDSSPSFCP; via the coding sequence ATGTATGCAGTGCAAAAAGATATCTGGCATTTAACAGGGCGCGATAAATCTATTGTCGAGCAAGTATTGAGATGGTCGAACAATTTGTTTAATGTGGGAACTTACGAAAGTCGGCAACGATACTTTAGGGATAGAAGCGCAGTTAAATATCCCGAACTGTACAAAATAACCAAAGCCAATGAAAATTACGGATTGCTTCACTCACAAGTAGCTCAACAATCCCTCAAATCTGTCGCCGAATCCTTTAGCTCTTTCCGAGGCTTAGAAAGGCTGGCTAAGAAAGGAAAACTTAATCAAAAGCCGAGACTACCCAAATATAGAACCAAAGGCGGTATGTACCAAGTCTCTTATCCGGGACAAGCCTTGAAAATAGTCGGCAATCGAGTGAGACTACCTCTGGGAACCAAAGGAAAAGAACACTTTGGGGCAGATGCTCTCTGGGTTCCATTACCTGAACGCATCAAAGGTTGCCCGCTCAAAGAACTCAGGCTAATCCCTAGAAATGGTGAGGTATGGATTGAATATGTCCACGAATCTCTGACTGAACAAGCCCCTAGTTGCAGCTTGGAAGTAACGGGAATTCTAGGCATCGATCATGGTATCAATAACTGGTTGACCTGTGTTTCTAGTAATGGTAATCCCTTTATTGTCGATGGTCACAAATTGAAGTCTTGGAACCAATGGTTTAACAAGCAAAAAGCGCGAGTTCAATCAGAACACGCTAAACGTAAGTTGCCCAAAGACCGAGATTGTCTGCCAGTGAAAGTTGGTGAAAAACCCGACAATTGGCAGCCATCAGGTAAAAGAATCAAACGAGGTTTGTACCGTTCGGCTCAGAAATTAATTCTGAATGCAGATGTTAATGGCGCGGCAAATATCATCCGCAAATCAAAAGTAGCCACAGA
- a CDS encoding NifB/NifX family molybdenum-iron cluster-binding protein, giving the protein MKIALASQNKTAITEHAGHCRKFWIYETNATEILGKQLLELSPAQSFHDSSPDESHPLDDIQVLIAGGMGRGLVERLERKGIAAIVTKETDLDKAVSAYLDGSLVREEAECHEHGGEHKHEEKHDHKHRHEHGHQHHHECAAEGGN; this is encoded by the coding sequence ATGAAAATCGCCTTAGCGAGTCAAAATAAAACAGCGATTACAGAACACGCTGGACATTGCCGCAAATTTTGGATTTACGAAACCAACGCCACAGAAATTCTGGGCAAGCAACTTTTAGAATTATCTCCAGCACAATCTTTTCACGATAGTTCACCCGATGAATCCCATCCATTAGATGATATACAAGTTTTGATTGCTGGGGGAATGGGACGCGGTTTGGTGGAAAGGCTGGAACGCAAAGGAATTGCAGCAATTGTCACCAAAGAAACCGATTTAGACAAAGCGGTGAGCGCTTATCTTGATGGTTCTTTAGTGAGAGAAGAAGCAGAATGTCACGAACATGGCGGTGAACACAAACATGAAGAAAAACACGATCATAAACATCGTCACGAACACGGTCATCAACATCATCACGAATGTGCAGCAGAAGGTGGCAATTAA
- a CDS encoding DUF2214 family protein has translation MWASSITAYFHYLGFMLAFASLTVEMFNLKKEMTLDEAKRVAFADAAYGIAATIILVTGVLRVLYFGKGTDYYLNNPFFYAKMGVFILVSLFSLYPTFTFISWFKDLQKGEAPSLEIAQVNRLSWLIKGELFGFTLLPLLAAVMARMSGWN, from the coding sequence ATGTGGGCAAGTTCAATCACAGCTTATTTCCATTACTTAGGCTTCATGCTAGCCTTTGCATCTCTGACAGTAGAGATGTTCAACTTAAAAAAAGAAATGACACTTGATGAAGCAAAAAGAGTGGCTTTTGCTGATGCAGCTTACGGGATAGCTGCGACGATAATTCTAGTGACAGGAGTTTTGAGAGTTCTCTACTTTGGCAAAGGAACAGATTATTATCTAAATAATCCCTTTTTCTATGCTAAAATGGGTGTGTTTATTCTAGTCAGTTTATTTTCCCTATATCCAACATTCACCTTTATTTCATGGTTTAAAGACTTGCAAAAGGGTGAGGCTCCCAGTTTAGAGATTGCCCAGGTAAACCGACTATCTTGGCTAATCAAAGGAGAATTATTCGGTTTTACTTTATTGCCACTCCTAGCAGCAGTTATGGCGAGAATGAGCGGGTGGAACTGA